The following coding sequences lie in one Arabidopsis thaliana chromosome 3, partial sequence genomic window:
- the CXE13 gene encoding carboxyesterase 13 (carboxyesterase 13 (CXE13); FUNCTIONS IN: hydrolase activity; INVOLVED IN: metabolic process; LOCATED IN: cellular_component unknown; EXPRESSED IN: 6 plant structures; EXPRESSED DURING: F mature embryo stage, petal differentiation and expansion stage, E expanded cotyledon stage, D bilateral stage; CONTAINS InterPro DOMAIN/s: Lipase, GDXG, active site (InterPro:IPR002168), Alpha/beta hydrolase fold-3 (InterPro:IPR013094); BEST Arabidopsis thaliana protein match is: alpha/beta-Hydrolases superfamily protein (TAIR:AT3G48690.1); Has 10327 Blast hits to 10297 proteins in 1570 species: Archae - 114; Bacteria - 5663; Metazoa - 1261; Fungi - 886; Plants - 1402; Viruses - 3; Other Eukaryotes - 998 (source: NCBI BLink).), producing the protein MDSEIAADYSPMLIIYKSGRIERLVGETTVPPSSNPQNGVVSKDVVYSPDNNLSLRIYLPEKAATAETEASVKLPLLVYFHGGGFLVETAFSPTYHTFLTAAVSASDCVAVSVDYRRAPEHPIPTSYDDSWTALKWVFSHIAGSGSEDWLNKHADFSKVFLAGDSAGANITHHMTMKAAKDKLSPESLNESGISGIILVHPYFWSKTPVDDKETTDVAIRTWIESVWTLASPNSKDGSDDPFINVVQSESVDLSGLGCGKVLVMVAEKDALVRQGWGYWEKLGKSRWNGEVLDVVETKGEGHVFHLRDPNSEKAHELVHRFAGFIKGDK; encoded by the coding sequence GGGTGAAACCACCGTGCCACCTTCTTCCAACCCACAAAACGGAGTCGTTTCCAAGGACGTCGTTTATTCTCCTGACAACAACCTCTCCCTCCGCATTTACCTCCCGGAGAAAGCCGCCACCGCCGAGACCGAAGCCTCTGTAAAACTCCCTCTCCTCGTCTACTTCCACGGCGGAGGATTCCTCGTTGAAACCGCTTTCTCCCCGACTTACCACACTTTCCTCACGGCGGCTGTCTCAGCGTCAGACTGTGTAGCGGTCTCCGTGGATTACCGACGTGCACCGGAGCATCCGATTCCTACTTCTTACGATGATTCTTGGACAGCTCTCAAATGGGTTTTCTCCCACATCGCCGGATCTGGCTCAGAAGATTGGTTGAACAAACACGCCGACTTCAGCAAAGTGTTCCTCGCCGGAGATAGCGCCGGAGCGAACATAACGCATCACATGACGATGAAAGCTGCGAAAGATAAACTCAGTCCCGAGTCTTTGAACGAGTCAGGAATCTCTGGAATCATCTTAGTTCATCCTTATTTCTGGTCAAAAACCCCAGTCGACGACAAGGAGACGACGGATGTAGCAATAAGGACGTGGATCGAGTCGGTCTGGACGTTGGCTAGTCCCAATAGCAAAGATGGATCAGATGATCCATTCATCAACGTGGTGCAATCAGAGTCGGTGGATTTGTCCGGGTTGGGTTGTGGTAAGGTTTTGGTAATGGTGGCTGAGAAAGACGCGTTGGTGAGGCAAGGTTGGGGTTACTGGGAGAAGCTTGGTAAGAGCCGTTGGAACGGAGAAGTACTGGACGTGGTGGAGACTAAGGGAGAAGGTCATGTTTTTCATTTGAGGGATCCTAATTCTGAAAAGGCTCATGAACTCGTGCACAGATTCGCAGGGTTTATCAAGGGAGACAAGTAA